From the genome of Myripristis murdjan chromosome 22, fMyrMur1.1, whole genome shotgun sequence, one region includes:
- the adss1 gene encoding adenylosuccinate synthetase isozyme 1 has protein sequence MSLTWSAKDHKSYTNPPAVTGLKRPRNDTGNKVTVVLGAQWGDEGKGKVVDLLATEADLVCRCQGGNNAGHTVVVDGKEYDFHLLPSGIINSKSISLIGNGVVIHLPGLFEEGDKNEKKGLKGWDKRLIVSDRAHLVFDFHQVVDGLQETQRQAQEGKNIGTTKKGIGPTYSSKASRTGLRVCDLLGDFKDFSARFKNLVQQYQSMYPSLTVDVEDQLKKLKEYGERLRPMVRDGVYYMYEALHGPPKKILVEGANAALLDIDFGTYPFVTSSNCTVGGACTGLGIPPVNIGDVFGVSKAYTTRVGIGAFPTEQLNAVGELLQTRGHEVGVTTGRKRRCGWLDLVILKYAHMINGFTAIALTKLDILDVLDEIKVGVAYKLNGKRIPHFPANMEVLHKVEVEYETFPGWKTDTSAARKWNDLPAKAQNYIRFIENHIGVPIKWVGVGKSRECMIQMF, from the exons ATGTCCCTCACCTGGTCGGCTAAAGATCACAAAAGTTACACGAATCCACCCGCCGTGACGGGGCTGAAGCGACCGCGCAACGACACAGGGAACAAAGTGACGGTGGTGCTCGGCGCGCAGTGGGGAGATGAGGGCAAAGGCAAAGTCGTTGATTTACTGGCGACCGAAGCCGACTTGGTGTGCAGATGTCAG GGTGGTAACAATGCAGGACACACAGTGGTAGTGGATGGCAAGGAATATGACTTCCACCTTCTCCCCAGTGGAATCATCAACTCCAAAAGTATATCTCTCATCG GTAATGGTGTGGTCATACATTTACCTGGCCTGTTCGAGGAGGGCGATAAGAATGAGAAGAAAG GTCTCAAAGGCTGGGACAAGAGACTGATTGTCTCAGACAGAGCTCACCTCG TATTTGACTTCCACCAGGTTGTCGATGGCCTGCAGGAAACTCAGAGACAAGCACAAGAAGGAAAGAA CATTGGAACAACCAAGAAGGGCATCGGACCCACTTACTCCAGCAAAGCATCTCGCACTGGCCTACGAGTATGTGACCTTCTGGGTGATTTCAAGGACTTCTCTGCCAG ATTCAAGAACCTTGTCCAGCAGTATCAATCCATGTATCCATCCTTGACAGTTGATGTTGAGGACCAACTGAAAAAACTCAAG GAATATGGCGAGAGATTGCGGCCGATGGTGAGGGACGGGGTCTATTACATGTATGAAGCTCTTCATGGACCTCCAAAGAAAATTCTGGTTGAAGGGGCCAATGCCGCTCTCCTTGACATTGACTTTG GCACATATCCTTTCGTGACATCATCAAACTGCACTGTGGGCGGGGCCTGCACTGGCCTCGGCATCCCTCCCGTAAACATTGGTGATGTGTTTGGTGTATCCAAGGCCTACACCACCAGGGTGGGAATTGGAGCCTTCCCTACAGAGCAACTCAAT GCGGTTGGTGAGCTGCTGCAAACCAGGGGTCATGAGGTGGGTGTAACCACGGGAAGGAAGCGCCGCTGTGGATGGTTGGACCTGGTCATCCTCAAATACGCTCATATGATCAATGGCTTCACTGC TATTGCTTTGACAAAACTCGACATTCTAGATGTGTTGGATGAAATCAAAGTTGGGGTTGCCTACAAACTCAACGGCAAAAGAATTCCCCATTTCCCAG CAAACATGGAAGTTTTGCACAAAGTGGAGGTTGAGTATGAGACCTTCCCCGGCTGGAAGACTGACACATCTGCAGCCAGGAAGTGGAACGACCTCCCCGCCAAGGCGCAAAACTACATCCGCTTCATTGAAAACCACATCGGCGTTCCCA tcaAGTGGGTCGGTGTTGGAAAGTCCAGGGAGTGCATGATCCAGATGTTTTAG
- the siva1 gene encoding apoptosis regulatory protein Siva: MPKRAYPFAETFSSQYKIHVGQRELNQHGVFGNKYRQEIYEKTKNLLFNGAKAVMGKIWNVEGEESCAEPQPAGPAVTPACKHTLLKGQTVIGLDGRLTRATTAQGATVDPAGCCVCQRSSGSRTSCSQCERLACSSCTRQCSSCSSVCCSVCTVVDYSGQYDQILCCSCST, from the exons ATGCCTAAACGGGCTTATCCTTTTGCGGAAACTTTCTCGTCACAATATAAGATACACGTCGGTCAGCGAGAGCTGAATCAGCACGGCGTCTTTGGGAACAAATATCGACAAGAAATCTACG AAAAGACTAAGAATTTGCTCTTCAACGGTGCCAAGGCCGTCATGGGAAAAATCTGGAAtgtggaaggagaggagagctgcGCAGAGCCTCAGCCTGCTGGACCAGCTGTGACCCCTGCCTGCAAACACACTCTGCTAAAGGGACAGACAGTAATTGGACTGGATGGGAGGCTGACAAGAGCAACCACTGCACAAG GTGCCACAGTGGACCCtgcaggctgctgtgtgtgtcagaggagctCAGGTTCCAGGACGTCCTGCTCCCAGTGTGAGCGCCTagcctgctcctcctgcacccGCCAgtgctccagctgctccagcgtctgctgctctgtctgcacAGTCGTAGA TTACAGTGGGCAATATGATCAAATACTGTGCTGCAGTTGCTCAACGTAA
- the zbtb42 gene encoding zinc finger and BTB domain-containing protein 18.2 produces the protein MEFPDHSRQLLQCLSQQRHQGFLCDCTVLVGEARFKAHRAVLASCSMYFHLFYRDQLDKRDVVHLNSDIVTAPAFSLLLEFMYEGKLEFSTLPVEDVLAAASYLHMYDIVKVCKGKLKDKELCSLDEKMSEGLGLSCLDRENSSDGELHSKQLGRRQPQTQAQGLHRAPPAEEFDMDNSEVRLAVTDCDRSAQSRQKANGHSGRSPDLVGVNYVSAEAEPCVQTAGKTKADVSSSTVSLSQRSRASDDMDCALDLSFKPLSSRDPLHPSYVSGQLALDSQQQGTEPLVKDEHDLLSEQEDSEPMSPESQRFGNSARSSVVTGFAALFPGNNGSTAALLSQEEDLMEEEGEACRGREGASGREGEERRGRLLGDSEEEEEDDLASSDISTSSGVLLPPGQQVCVCPLCSKVFPSPHVLQLHLSSHFREKDGARSKLSPDGSVPTCSQCGKTFSCMYTLKRHERTHSGEKPYTCGQCGKSFQYSHNLSRHAVVHTREKPHACKWCERRFTQSGDLYRHIRKFHCGLVKTLAIG, from the coding sequence ATGGAGTTCCCAGACCATAGCCGCCAGTTACTGCAGTGTCTGAGTCAGCAGCGTCACCAAGGTTTCCTCTGTGACTGCACTGTTCTTGTCGGCGAGGCTCGATTCAAAGCGCACAGAGCCGTGCTGGCCTCCTGCAGCATGTACTTCCATCTCTTCTACAGGGACCAGCTAGACAAAAGGGACGTTGTGCATCTCAACAGTGACATTGTGACAGCCCCGGCTTTCAGTCTGCTCCTTGAATTTATGTATGAGGGGAAGTTGGAATTCAGCACTCTGCCGGTGGAGGATGTCCTGGCTGCAGCCAGTTACCTCCACATGTATGATATAGTGAAAGTGTGCAAAGGCAAGCTTAAAGATAAGGAACTTTGCTCCCTGGATGAAAAGATGAGCGAGGGCTTAGGCTTGAGCTGTCTGGACAGGGAAAATTCCTCAGATGGCGAGCTGCACAGTAAGCAGCTCGGCCGGCGACAGCCCCAGACACAGGCTCAGGGGCTCCACAGGGCCCCCCCGGCAGAGGAGTTTGACATGGACAACAGCGAAGTCAGGCTGGCTGTCACAGATTGTGATAGGTCTGCGCAGAGCAGGCAGAAGGCGAACGGTCACTCTGGCAGGTCCCCGGACCTTGTAGGTGTCAATTATGTGTCAGCAGAGGCCGAGCCCTGCGTCCAAacagctggaaaaacaaaagctgatgTCAGTAGTTCCACCGTATCGCTGTCCCAGAGGTCCCGGGCTTCAGATGACATGGACTGTGCACTGGATTTGTCTTTCAAGCCTCTGTCTAGCAGAGATCCCTTACACCCCTCCTATGTCTCGGGACAGCTGGCCCTCGACAGCCAGCAGCAGGGCACTGAGCCACTTGTTAAAGACGAACACGACTTGCTGTCAGAGCAGGAGGACAGTGAGCCGATGAGCCCGGAGAGCCAGCGCTTTGGGAATAGTGCCAGGAGCTCAGTGGTGACAGGGTTCGCTGCCCTCTTCCCAGGCAACAACGGCTCCACAGCCGCCCTGCTCTCCCAGGAGGAGGacctgatggaggaggagggggaggcctgcagggggagggagggcgcTTCAGGCAGGGAGGGCGAAGAAAGGAGGGGTAGGCTGCTGGgggacagtgaggaggaggaggaggatgacttGGCCTCCTCAGACATCTCCACCTCCAGCGGGGTGCTCCTGCCCCCGGggcaacaggtgtgtgtgtgccccctcTGCAGCAAAGTCTTCCCTAGCCCTCACGTGCTGCAACTGCACCTCAGCTCACACTTCCGTGAGAAGGACGGCGCACGTTCCAAACTGTCCCCGGACGGCTCGGTGCCCACCTGCTCGCAGTGCGGGAAGACCTTCTCCTGCATGTACACCCTTAAGCGCCACGAGCGCACACACTCTGGTGAGAAGCCGTACACCTGTGGCCAGTGCGGCAAGAGCTTCCAGTACTCTCATAACTTGAGTCGGCACGCTGTAGTTCACACGCGCGAGAAACCTCATGCTTGCAAGTGGTGTGAGCGGCGCTTCACCCAGTCTGGGGACCTCTACCGCCACATCCGAAAGTTTCATTGTGGCCTTGTTAAGACTCTCGCCATTGGATAA